The Pseudanabaena yagii GIHE-NHR1 genome segment AAGATAACGAGTTTAAGCAATGAAAAACAATGAAATGTCCAAAGTGTGGTTCAACACATATTCGTAAAAATGGGAAACGAGGAGACAAACAAAATCATATTTGCGCTGATTGCGGTCGTCAGTTCATTGATCATTACTCAGTGCTGGGATATTCCCAAGATGTCAAAAAAATATGCCTAAAAATGTACTGCAACGGCATGGGATTTAGACAAATTGAGAGATGTACCGATGTTAGTCACAACTCAGTCATCAACTGGGTTAAGGAAGCAGCCAAGCAATTACCAGAACATCCACCGATTGAGACTATTCCTGATGTTGGTGAACTGGATGAACTCCAGACTTTTGTTGGGTCAAAAAAAACTTGATTTGGCTATGGACTGCGGTGAATCATTTTAGCCAAGGTATCTTGGCTTGGGTATTAGGGGATAGGAGTAGCAAAACCTTTGAACCTCTATGGACATTGATTAAGGTTTGGCAATGCTATTTCTGGGTTACCGATGGCTACTGTGTCTACAAAATGTTTATCAACTCGGAAGATCAAATTATTAGCAAAACCTACATGACCAGAGTTGAGGGTGAAAATACGAGACTGAGACATTATCTTGCCAGATTGCATCGCAAAACTTTATGTTATTCAAAATCTGAACAAATGTTGCGGTATTCAATTCGTCTGTTAATTCATTATCTCAAGTACAAATCGATTCCCACCTTTTCTTGATTCATCCTTCATTTGTGCAACGCCGAGGATATTACGGCGGCGTTGTCCTATGCGGCTTGGAGGGCTGAGGAGATTGAGGTTGCTTTGGTGTCGACATGAAGATTTTGATTGATATGAATTTGTCGCCTGATTGGGTAAGTTATTTTGCAGCATCAGGAATTTTGGAGATGTGGTAATGGCAGGTATCGCCCAGTTTCGTGAAGAACTTGAAGCTGGTGCGCTAGTTTCTATTGATATGCAGCGATCGAATCGAAGGTAAGAATTTTACCAATTCGCAAAAATTAATCTTATTCTAAAACAAACTTTTTCCTTTTCCCTTTCTACTTTTTCCTTGAATTTATGATAGATGCAGAGTTATTGGCAATAATCGCACAAGCAGAACGTGAGGGCTGGACAGAACTCGATCTGTCGGGGGAATGATCTGGAAGGATTGCCGATCGCAATTGGACGGATGTACAATATATAGCACTAAGTGCTATATTAGAGTAATGAGTATTTACAAGACTCGTTGGTTCGACCGTTGGGCGCGGAAGCAGGGGCTAAATAATCTTAGTCTATGTTTAGCTGTGCGAGAAATGATGGAAGGGCTATATGAGGCTGATCTGGGTGGTGGATTAGTCAAAAAACGAGTTGCACGAACTGGACAGGGTAAAAGTGGAGGTTTTCGGACATTAGTTGCTACAAATAGAGGCGATCGCTGGATTTTTGTATTTGGTTTTGCTAAGAGCGATCGCGGTAATATCAATAAACAGGAAGAGGAAGCTTTGAAGAAATTGTCTAATCATCTTCTTACCCTATCGGTAAAAGATTTAGCTATTGCTCAAAGTAATGATGAATTAATAGAGGTAATTTGTGATGAAGAAATCAGCAATTCTTGAAGCGGTGCATGAAACGGCTAGGGGGCTACATCAGGCTGGGGTGATGGATCAAGTGACTTTACGGGAATTTGATCGCTTGTGTTTGCCTCCAGTGGAACCGTTACAACCTGAGCAAATTAGGCAAATTCGAGAAGCTTGTCGAGTGAGTCAGGCGGTATTTGCTTCTTTGCTAAATACGAGTGTGTCTACGGTGCAGAAGTGGGAAATCGGGCAGAAGCGACCTAGTGGAACTGCGCTAAAGTTGTTACATCTGGTCAAAAATCGTGGCTTAGAAATCATCACTTTCTAATTTTTTCCTTTTTCCTTTCTACTTTTTCCTTGAATTTATGACAGATGCAGAGTTATTGGCAATAATCGCCCAAGCGGAGCGTGAGTGCTGGACAGAACTCGATCTATCGGGGAACGATCTGGAAGAATTGCCTAGCGAAATTGGACGGTTGCAAAGTCTGGAAAAGTTAATTTTAGGTAAGTTGGATTTTGGGAAAGGAGAAATAAAAGGAAATCGTTTAATTGCTATTCCTCAAGAGATTTTCCAATTAACCAATCTCAAAAAACTACATATTCCATACAACCAAATTACGGAGATACCAGACGCGATTGCCTATTTAGCTAATTTGACGGAACTTGACCTCCATCTCAACGAAATTACGGAGATACCAGAGGTGATCGCCAAATTATCAAATTTGACTACACTTAACCTCTCTAGCAACCAAATTACGGAAATATCAGAGGTAATCACACAATCATCAAATCTGACTACGCTTTTCCTCTTTGGAAACCAAATCAAAGAGATAACAGAAGCAATCACACAATTATCAAATCTAACTAAGCTTTACCTCAATTTAAACCAAATCAAAGAGATACCAGAGGCGATCGCTCAATTATCAAATTTGACTAAGCTTTACCTCTGGGGTAACCAAATCACGGAGATACCAGAGGCGATCGCCCAATTATCAAATCTGACTACACTTAACCTTCATAGCAACCAAATCACGGAGATACCAGAGGCGATCGCTCAATTGTCAAAACTTACTACGTTGAATCTCTCTAATAATAAAATCACCACGATTCCAGAGGTGATCACCCAATTAGCAAATCTGAAAACGCTTTCTCTATATAACAATCAAATTATTGTGATACCAGAGGTTGATCTCACTAACTTAGTAAATCTGACTACACTCTACCTGTCTAGAAACCAAATCACATCGATTCCAGATGCTATCGCTAATTTAGCAAATCTGAAGCAATTGGATTTACGAGAAAATCCTTTATCAATTCCAACAGAGATTCTCAATGATTATAATAACCCAAAAGCAATTTTCGATTTTTGGCTGGAGCGAGAAAGACAGCCATTAAACGAAGCGAAGGTGATTTTAGTTGGACAGGGAACTGTAGGCAAAACCTCACTAGTCAAGCGCTTACTCGACAATCAATTTGATGCAGCCGAACGCAAAACCGATGGCATTAATATTCGGGATTGGCAGATTACAGCCAAAAATGAACAGGTGAAACTGCGTGTCTGGGACTTTGGCGGACAGGAAATCATGCACGCCACTCATCAGTTTTTTCTCACCGAGCGCAGCCTCTATCTATTGGTCATCAACACCCGCGAAGACGAACTTGCCAATCGCATCGAATATTGGCTGAAACTGATTGAAAGTCTGGGAAATAAAGCCCCCGTGATAATTGTCGGCAATAAAATCGATGACCATCCCCTCGACCTCGATCGCCACGGCTTGCAAACCAAATATCTCAACATCAAAGGCTTTATCGGCACATCCTGCGCCATAGGATTAGGGATTAGCGAACTCAAACAACAAATTACCGAAATCATCGCTAACGAAATGCCTCATGTCTTCGATCCCATTCCCGTCAAATGGCTAAATCTCAAGGACAAACTGGAACAAGACGATCGCGACTACATCACCTATCAGGAATACGAACAAAAATGCATCGAAACGGGCATCACTAGAGAATCATCACGCCATACCCTCGTCCGTCTCCTGCATGAACTTGGCATCGTTCTCAACTTCTCTGATGACAAACGCCTCAAAGATACCAACGTTCTTAATCCCGAGTGGATTACAGTCGCCGCATACAAAATCATTAACGATAACCTCTTGATGACGGAACATCATGGCGTATTGCATTGGCAAGACACAGAGCGCATCTTTCAGCCCAAATCTCGCAAAGAACAGGATTGCTATACCACCGCAGAAGCGCGTAAATTCATTCTCAGCATGATGGAAAAGTTTGAGCTATGCTTTGCAATGGAAAACTCCCGCGATCGCGACTATCCCGAATATCTCATTCCCGATTTACTACCCAAAGAGGAACCCCACACAGGCACATGGGACGACTGCCTGAGATTTGAATATCGCTACGATAAAGTCCTACCCAATAGCGTCATTTCCCGTTTCATCGTCAAGGCACACAAACTGATCGCCCGCACCAACAGCCGCACCTACTGGCGTACAGGCGTAATCCTCGCCTCCGATACAGGCAACTTCGCCTACATCAAAGCCGATCTCGAAGACGCGAAAATCTTTATCCGCATCTCTGGCAATCCCCACACCCGCCATAATTTTCTCTCCGTGATCCGCGACAAATTTGACGACATTCACGACTGCCCAAAACTCACTCCCGATGAGCGTATCGGTTTACCAGATAAGCCCCAAGGTACTGCCAGTTACAAACATCTACTCAAACAATTAGAGCGCGGTGAGATAACCTGTTTTCCTGAAGAAGCCGATCACAGTTACAATATCCGCGAACTGATCGAAGGCATCGAAGATAGGCGATCGCATTCAAAAGAAGACTATCGAGAACGAGATTGGAGCAGTGGGCAACCACAGCCTCCTGTAACTGTTAATATCTACAACAGCAATCAACAGTCAACTGTTATGACACCACCTGAAAAGCCTCAGCCCGAAAATACACCTAAATCTCAAGAAGTTCAACTTCCCTCAGTAATTGCTGCATCAATTTCCTTTGGATTTCTATTTTCAACTACGGCTTTTTTGGTACTTACCTTTGCAGGGATTCTAAATATTACACAGCTAGTCATAGCGATGTTTTCAATTATTCTGTTGATGGTTATCGCCGTAATTTTTGTACTCAAAGCATCTGGACAAATGGAAGGTCAATCCTTTGAGAAAATTATTCTGGCAGTTCTAAAGCAAGCTACCCTTTACGATGCTTTTCTTAGTAAGATTGGCGATATATTTCATAGCCCCAAGAAATGACCTCCCAAAACATCGCTTACTATGTCGATAAGAAGTTTGATTGAGAAAAGCTAAGTACTTGCTACTTGACTGAGAAACTCACCTACTAGATATAAAGAACCACAGAGAATAACGACATCATTTTGCTGATCCTCAAAAGCGGCTGCTAGTCCTAAAGTTAAACTTGCATAAGGATACGGTTTAACCCTAACCATAGAAGATGCCATTTGAGCTAAATCCTCTGGTGAAGTAGTTGCAGCGCTAGGTACAGGGACAGGAAAAAGTAAATCATCAGGAGCTAAAAGCGCTTTGAGAATTCCCGCTTGATCTTTTGTATTCAGAATACCTATGACCCAACGTTTATGCCGATGGGGAAAAGCCTCATCGACAAATTGCCGTAGATATTCTGCCGCCGCCACATTATGCGCTCCATCAATCAGGATTTTATGGAACTTGCCATCAAGATTAAACTCGATCCATTGCAATCGCCCTGACCATTGCGTATTAGCCAAGCCTGTACGCATCGCCGCATCACTAATCTCCCAACCCTGATTTCGCAAGGATTGAATTGTGGCGATCGCCACTGCGGAGTTAATTAACTGATGATTTCCCAATAATGACAAAGGATACTCAAAGCCTTGATAGATTGCCCCTGTCGCTGTAGGCTGAGCCGAACTTACCCAAGTTACAGGAGCCTCACATTCTGTTACCTTTGCTTGCAAAACCGAGATCGTCTCAGCATCATTCTCGGCAATGACGACAGGACATTTAGGTTTGATGATGCCTGCTTTTTCGGAAGCGATCGCACCTAAGGTATTGCCCAACTGCTGACAATGATCGAGACCAATGGAAGTAATGACAGAAACTAAAGGGCGATCGCAGACATTGGTGGCATCTAATCTCCCGCCTAATCCTGTCTCTAGGATCGCAATATCGACTTTTTGGGCAGCGAAGTACCACCACATCGCCGCCGTAATCACTTCAAACTGCGTGGGTGGAAATTCAGGATTAATCACGGCTGCCACTTGTTGCAGAGCCTCTAGCAAATCCTGATCGCGAATCCATTCACCGTTAATCGTAATTCTTTCACGCCAATCAATCAGATGTGGCGAAGTATAACGCCCAACGCGATAACCCGCCGCCTGCAAAATTGACAGCAAAAAAGCACAAACAGAACCTTTTCCATTTGTGCCTGCGACATGAATCACGGGAATTTGTTGATGGGGATTTCCTAAAGCATCGAGCAGTTGTTGAATTCGTTCTAAACCGAGATGAATACCAAACTTATCAAAACTGTCAAGATATGCTTCGGGAGATGAATTAATTAGCTTTGGAGACATGAACTTCTAAGGCGTAGATTTTGCCTTGGGCATCGACTTCGGCAATATGCCTTCCCTGCATCGCAAATAGTTCACCACTATCACGCTTGCCTGCGATCGCCCAAATAGCTTCTAGTCCATTTTCCGTCCTTCTGGTCGTCCACACACGCTGCATTCCTGAATAACTTTGGAAAAACTGGCGATATAAATTAGCGATCGCATCTTTGCCAACGACCTTACGCGCCCCCGCAGGCTGTACTTCAGCCTCTTCAGCAAACAGTTCTACCAACTCATGAAATGCTTCTTCATCAGCAGTGGCGCGATCAGAAAGCTCAAAATATCGATCTAAAACAGTCATATTCCCTTACCTCGCAGCTTTTTAAGCTAGAAAACCTTCAATACTTCATTTAAATATGAGCTTTAAAGGGTTTTCGTCGCTTTACTATTTAGTCTTGCTTTATTGTAAACATATGTTAAGTCATATTTTCCACAATTAACTTCACCCTATGGGGCGGAATTGACATACTACATAGGGGTGAAATCGCAAAATAAAAATGGTGACGCAAAGCGTCACCATTTTTATTTTGCGATTATGAAGGATAACAACTAGCCGAAAATATTGAGAGAACTGATACCTAAAGCCAGAAAAACAATTATGCCTAACAGGGTTTTTTGTAACCTCGTCATCACAGGCTTAATTTCATAAGCAACCAGTAAGCGATCCTTGGCTAAATCTGCTTCGGGCTTTTCCCATGTCTGCCCATCGTACCAACCCGATTCTTCGTAGAAAATCTTAGGACTATCAAGGCGTTGCTTCACATGACTCCAGCCTGATAGCAACAACAGCACTGGCAAAATTAACCCCACTGCGCCGCCAATACTTGCCACACATATAAATTGCCATAAATGCCGACTGGGCGACTCAATGCTCATGGCAACGGGCGAAAATAGAACTACAAATCCTAGCCACATCAGTGCTAATACACGCAGATATTGCGATCGCGCCAGCTTTGCCCAACGATAAAAGAAAGCTTCTTTCAGCTCGATATATTCATTTAGTGGTTGTTGCTCTTTGGGAACTGGGCAGGTCATGGTGCAGGAAGTAGATGGTCAGATATCTTGCCAGTTTAACAATAAGCGCTCCCGAATTGTTAGAACGAAACTCAAAACATGAGTAAGTTGGTGGGTGCAATTAAATATAAAAAACCAAAACCTGTGGCGCACGCGCAGCGTGCGCCACAGGTTTTGGTTCTGGTTTTTAATTATGCCCAGCTACTTAGCCCTGATGTTTTGGATAGCAAGTCCAAATAGGCAATTAAGGCGCTCTAGCGAAATATCTGACTGAGTTCTTCTAGCCCCTTGATGAGATGAGTGAGCTGCTCTGGCGGTAGATGTGCCAACTTATCAGCAAGGCGATCGCTAGTAACTTGACGAACTTGTTGTAAATGCGCCTCCCCTGCGATCGTCAGGCAAAGTACAATCTGTCGTCTCAAGGTGGGATGCTCAGTACGGGTAATAAATTCTTTTTGGACTAGGCGCTCAACCATCGTAGAAGCAGATGCACTCGTCACACCCAAGTACTCAGCAAGGATTGTGAGCGACGAACAGGAATTGGTTTGCAAAAAGGCTAGAGCACGTAGCTGTGGAATTGTGAGAAAAGAAGATTTCTGTTGGCGCACTTCAGTATAGATATGCTGCATCACCGCAGGGACAATATCCACAACCTTAGCAGCACAAGCCAATCTCGATGATAACGCTGATA includes the following:
- a CDS encoding leucine-rich repeat domain-containing protein; protein product: MTDAELLAIIAQAERECWTELDLSGNDLEELPSEIGRLQSLEKLILGKLDFGKGEIKGNRLIAIPQEIFQLTNLKKLHIPYNQITEIPDAIAYLANLTELDLHLNEITEIPEVIAKLSNLTTLNLSSNQITEISEVITQSSNLTTLFLFGNQIKEITEAITQLSNLTKLYLNLNQIKEIPEAIAQLSNLTKLYLWGNQITEIPEAIAQLSNLTTLNLHSNQITEIPEAIAQLSKLTTLNLSNNKITTIPEVITQLANLKTLSLYNNQIIVIPEVDLTNLVNLTTLYLSRNQITSIPDAIANLANLKQLDLRENPLSIPTEILNDYNNPKAIFDFWLERERQPLNEAKVILVGQGTVGKTSLVKRLLDNQFDAAERKTDGINIRDWQITAKNEQVKLRVWDFGGQEIMHATHQFFLTERSLYLLVINTREDELANRIEYWLKLIESLGNKAPVIIVGNKIDDHPLDLDRHGLQTKYLNIKGFIGTSCAIGLGISELKQQITEIIANEMPHVFDPIPVKWLNLKDKLEQDDRDYITYQEYEQKCIETGITRESSRHTLVRLLHELGIVLNFSDDKRLKDTNVLNPEWITVAAYKIINDNLLMTEHHGVLHWQDTERIFQPKSRKEQDCYTTAEARKFILSMMEKFELCFAMENSRDRDYPEYLIPDLLPKEEPHTGTWDDCLRFEYRYDKVLPNSVISRFIVKAHKLIARTNSRTYWRTGVILASDTGNFAYIKADLEDAKIFIRISGNPHTRHNFLSVIRDKFDDIHDCPKLTPDERIGLPDKPQGTASYKHLLKQLERGEITCFPEEADHSYNIRELIEGIEDRRSHSKEDYRERDWSSGQPQPPVTVNIYNSNQQSTVMTPPEKPQPENTPKSQEVQLPSVIAASISFGFLFSTTAFLVLTFAGILNITQLVIAMFSIILLMVIAVIFVLKASGQMEGQSFEKIILAVLKQATLYDAFLSKIGDIFHSPKK
- a CDS encoding CGLD27 family protein, with protein sequence MTCPVPKEQQPLNEYIELKEAFFYRWAKLARSQYLRVLALMWLGFVVLFSPVAMSIESPSRHLWQFICVASIGGAVGLILPVLLLLSGWSHVKQRLDSPKIFYEESGWYDGQTWEKPEADLAKDRLLVAYEIKPVMTRLQKTLLGIIVFLALGISSLNIFG
- a CDS encoding helix-turn-helix domain-containing protein — its product is MKKSAILEAVHETARGLHQAGVMDQVTLREFDRLCLPPVEPLQPEQIRQIREACRVSQAVFASLLNTSVSTVQKWEIGQKRPSGTALKLLHLVKNRGLEIITF
- a CDS encoding bifunctional folylpolyglutamate synthase/dihydrofolate synthase; this encodes MSPKLINSSPEAYLDSFDKFGIHLGLERIQQLLDALGNPHQQIPVIHVAGTNGKGSVCAFLLSILQAAGYRVGRYTSPHLIDWRERITINGEWIRDQDLLEALQQVAAVINPEFPPTQFEVITAAMWWYFAAQKVDIAILETGLGGRLDATNVCDRPLVSVITSIGLDHCQQLGNTLGAIASEKAGIIKPKCPVVIAENDAETISVLQAKVTECEAPVTWVSSAQPTATGAIYQGFEYPLSLLGNHQLINSAVAIATIQSLRNQGWEISDAAMRTGLANTQWSGRLQWIEFNLDGKFHKILIDGAHNVAAAEYLRQFVDEAFPHRHKRWVIGILNTKDQAGILKALLAPDDLLFPVPVPSAATTSPEDLAQMASSMVRVKPYPYASLTLGLAAAFEDQQNDVVILCGSLYLVGEFLSQVAST
- a CDS encoding IS1 family transposase (programmed frameshift); protein product: MKCPKCGSTHIRKNGKRGDKQNHICADCGRQFIDHYSVLGYSQDVKKICLKMYCNGMGFRQIERCTDVSHNSVINWVKEAAKQLPEHPPIETIPDVGELDELQTFVGSKKTIWLWTAVNHFSQGILAWVLGDRSSKTFEPLWTLIKVWQCYFWVTDGYCVYKMFINSEDQIISKTYMTRVEGENTRLRHYLARLHRKTLCYSKSEQMLRYSIRLLIHYLKYKSIPTFS
- a CDS encoding nuclear transport factor 2 family protein, whose amino-acid sequence is MTVLDRYFELSDRATADEEAFHELVELFAEEAEVQPAGARKVVGKDAIANLYRQFFQSYSGMQRVWTTRRTENGLEAIWAIAGKRDSGELFAMQGRHIAEVDAQGKIYALEVHVSKAN
- a CDS encoding type II toxin-antitoxin system RelE/ParE family toxin — encoded protein: MSIYKTRWFDRWARKQGLNNLSLCLAVREMMEGLYEADLGGGLVKKRVARTGQGKSGGFRTLVATNRGDRWIFVFGFAKSDRGNINKQEEEALKKLSNHLLTLSVKDLAIAQSNDELIEVICDEEISNS
- a CDS encoding MarR family winged helix-turn-helix transcriptional regulator; its protein translation is MNASHNLISPQLPTSQLSALSSRLACAAKVVDIVPAVMQHIYTEVRQQKSSFLTIPQLRALAFLQTNSCSSLTILAEYLGVTSASASTMVERLVQKEFITRTEHPTLRRQIVLCLTIAGEAHLQQVRQVTSDRLADKLAHLPPEQLTHLIKGLEELSQIFR